A part of Miscanthus floridulus cultivar M001 chromosome 6, ASM1932011v1, whole genome shotgun sequence genomic DNA contains:
- the LOC136458008 gene encoding uncharacterized protein — translation MSSVCSRPPFPIVAVARISCCFLIMMMPACCSSDAGGGAAAAAFHGQKTDTVDIVGRALFCFNDRYIYSGCQGSFRLVPEGALDVPPGSADAFCGGPCLAETELVLRCVDGIMANFRFYNGASAADVRFALDRGCGHSGLRGDFDVLQRIGVGADGNYGDGYFYGRGDDGARRSVNNLAAVPLLLMSAAAAILVWA, via the exons ATGTCGTCCGTTTGCAGCAGGCCGCCATTTCCGATCGTGGCAGTGGCGCGCATCTCCTGCTGCTTCCTGATCATGATGATGCCTGCTTGCTGCAGCTCAG AtgctggaggaggagcagcagcagcagcgttcCATGGCCAGAAGACAGACACGGTGGATATCGTCGGAAGAGCCCTATTCTGCTTCAACGATCGCTAC ATCTACAGCGGGTGCCAGGGCTCGTTCCGGCTGGTCCCTGAGGGCGCGCTGGACGTGCCGCCGGGGTCGGCCGACGCCTTCTGCGGCGGGCCGTGCCTGGCGGAGACGGAGCTCGTGCTCCGCTGCGTCGACGGCATCATGGCCAACTTCCGCTTCTACAACGGCGCCTCCGCCGCCGACGTCCGCTTCGCGCTCGACCGCGGGTGCGGCCACTCGGGCCTCCGGGGCGACTTCGACGTGCTGCAGCGCATCGGAGTTGGAGCCGACGGCAACTATGGCGACGGGTACTTCTACGGCCGCGGGGACGACGGCGCCCGCCGGTCCGTCAACAATCTGGCAGCGGTGCCGCTGCTGCTGATGAGCGCGGCCGCCGCGATCCTCGTGTGGGCGTGA